The sequence below is a genomic window from bacterium.
CGAATCATACTGGGACAGAAAAACAGGCGCGGCAATAGGAAAATACAGGGGAAGTGTCTGGTCTCAGTATTTCCCCCATGTAAGGCCCCAGGAGAACGGCAACAAATGTGATGTGAGATGGGCTGTACTTTCTGATAAAAAGGGGAAAAGGGGGTTTATTGTTGAAGGCGCTAAACCTCTTGGTATTGAAGCCCATCAGTTCGATATTGAAGAGCTCAATTATGTGCCTAAAGGCCAGCGGCACGGTACTGATATTAAGCCTGAAAATTTGATAACTTTCTGTATTGATCTTAAACAGATGGGTGTAGGAGGAGATAATGCATGGGGAGCAAGGCCTCATGCAGAATATACACTTTATCCGAAATACTATTCATACAAGTTCAGGCTGCGGCCATTCGGTAAAAAAGAATCGGAAGATAGGTTGGTGAGGAGAGAATTCTAAAAGATTCTCTTGCAATTTGTTCAATTGTTGGATATATTTTTTTAATTGGTAAAGTTCAATAATTTGTTATGCCGGAGACAATCTTGAAAAAATATTTTGATCTGGAGATACCAAGCCACAGGAAGATTTTGAATTTTATCCGTGTTAACGGTGAAATTTCAGGCGCGGACCTTGCACGGTTAAGCAGTCTGCAGCCGTCTACAATTGTTTACATATTAAGAGCACTTGAAGAAAAGGGATTAATAGAAATAAGCAGAATCGGGAACTCCTCCGGCAGTGCAGGTAAGCCGCCCACATTATGGCGGCTTGTAGGAAAGAAGGGCTATATAATCGGCTTAGAAGTGATTCCTTCGGAACTGCGCGTAACAGTAATTGATTTCAGCAGCAATGTAATTCTTCAGGAACAGTTGACAGGAATAAACAATATCGGTGAAGATTCTTTTATCTCAGCAGTTGTTCCATTTATCCGGAATTTATTAGTTAAGCTCAATATTGATAAGGATAAGGTTATAGGTATGGGCATAGCTATTCCCGGCCTTGTTGACAGGAAAAACGGGAGAATTCATTATTCACGTACTTTAAATTTAAGAAATTACCCTCTTCAGGCAAAGTTAAATGAAGAATTCGGAATTCCCGTAGAAATTGTAAATGATGCGAATGCGGGTGTTCTTG
It includes:
- a CDS encoding ROK family transcriptional regulator; translation: MKKYFDLEIPSHRKILNFIRVNGEISGADLARLSSLQPSTIVYILRALEEKGLIEISRIGNSSGSAGKPPTLWRLVGKKGYIIGLEVIPSELRVTVIDFSSNVILQEQLTGINNIGEDSFISAVVPFIRNLLVKLNIDKDKVIGMGIAIPGLVDRKNGRIHYSRTLNLRNYPLQAKLNEEFGIPVEIVNDANAGVLGIRWHKDLFDKLPPDLVFLTLNVKIGQMGAGLILNNRLYEGSHGTAGEIFLSLPSLADIIKESQDDNDQAKVADIVNNREKLSISDIINYAKDNCPLCTRVLMRYAQFLINEIFRIVEFINPDLIVIGGDITEAKTLVKKYIEDSVADKLKRIYPLGVAAPKIEFSTVGIYSVSMGASALIMRKIFR